The following nucleotide sequence is from Methanobacterium sp..
TGTGGTGAAAACTGGTTATGTAATTGCTGTGGAGATGTCTGACCAACCAGGAGGATTAAGCACCATCTTGGGGATGCTTGATGATTCTGATATTAACTTAGACTATCTTTACGCCTTTGTGGATGAAAAGGAAGAAAGAGCCATTGTATTGCTGCGTCCAGAAGACATTGATGCAGGAATTGAAGCCCTTAGAAAAAGAGAGGCTACTATAATACCTTCTGAAGAGGTCTACAACTGGTAATTAATTTTTTTCTTTTTTACACTTTTTTAATATTTACAATAAAAGAAATTAGAGTTTTGACATACAGAACTTGAACCCTTCCTCGAATGCTTTTAGATTTATAGGAATGCTTCTTTCAGGAAGATTATCTTGCATGGATTTGATTATGGTCTTTTTATCCAGAGGGAATCCAGGTACTGCAGTTGCACCGCCTAACATGACCATGTTCATTGATAGTATGTGGCCTGATTTCTTGGCTATCTCATCTGCATCCATGGCTATAACTTTTTTGGTATGAGAACGCAGTTCACTCAGGATTGTGGATAAATCAGGATATGAATTTTCACTTTGGCTGAGGTTAAAAGGATAAATAGGAGCAGTATTCATAACCACGTAACTATCCTTATTTATCATGTTAACACTTCTTACAGCTTCTAATGGTTCAAATGCTAGGATAAGATCTGCATTGCCTTCTTCGATAAGTGGGCTGTGGGATACTCCAATTTTCATCTGTGTGGATACCTCACCTCCCCTCTGGGACATGCCATGGATTTCACCA
It contains:
- a CDS encoding indolepyruvate oxidoreductase subunit beta, giving the protein MHPYHIYISGVGGQGIIKTSVIMGEAAMKRGLPVVVGEIHGMSQRGGEVSTQMKIGVSHSPLIEEGNADLILAFEPLEAVRSVNMINKDSYVVMNTAPIYPFNLSQSENSYPDLSTILSELRSHTKKVIAMDADEIAKKSGHILSMNMVMLGGATAVPGFPLDKKTIIKSMQDNLPERSIPINLKAFEEGFKFCMSKL
- a CDS encoding ACT domain-containing protein — translated: MKIKQLSIFLENKKGRMRNALDVLADAGFNIRALSIADTSDFGILRLIVPKPDEAKKILEKNNFVVKTGYVIAVEMSDQPGGLSTILGMLDDSDINLDYLYAFVDEKEERAIVLLRPEDIDAGIEALRKREATIIPSEEVYNW